A genomic region of Pseudopipra pipra isolate bDixPip1 chromosome W, bDixPip1.hap1, whole genome shotgun sequence contains the following coding sequences:
- the LOC135405099 gene encoding uncharacterized protein LOC135405099 isoform X1, translating to MAGRRFSLLRLFRRKKEEESPGAAPAQQPEEVQQVQPPQEDAGQERTEEQLRARGRFRRAAQTFMKFMGSRRRKARITPADVQAQPDTIPTQVTKPDVSTASTAVPAKCDTATSDHTTHWDTTSTDDVSHCDSVLPGLTEEADTTTTEGVASTDAAPVQRLADTPSLEFLEERAVSAEVAIMPDGDMQQRPPTVPKLAWVKEEEKEESPRAGPTQQPEEVQQVQPPQEGECWSWATGLVAAAPLASSCPIPSGHAQGKGGGQRGRG from the exons atggcagggagacgcttcagcctgctcaggctgttccggaggaagaaggaggaggaaagccctggggctgctccagcacagcagcctgaagaggtgcagcaggtgcagcccccgcaggagg atgcaggccaggagcggacagaagagcagctccgtgcccgtggccgcttccgcagggcagcacag acatttatgaaattcatgggcagtcggcgtagaaaggccaggatcacaccagctgatgtccaggcccagcctgACACCATCCCGACCCAGGTGACAAAGCCTGATGTCAGCACCGCGTCGACTGCTGTCCCAGCAAAGTGTGACACCGCAACCAGTGATCACACaacccactgggacaccacGTCCACCGATGATGTGTCacactgtgactctgtgctgcctggtctcaCGGAGGAGGCCGACACCACAACGACGGAGGGCGTGGCGAGCACTGACGCCGCGCCTGTTCAGCGCCTGGCCgatacccccagcctggagtttcttgaggagagagctgtctctgctgaa GTAGCCATAATGCCAGATggagacatgcagcagagaccccccacggtgcccaagctggcctgggtgaaggaggaggagaaggaggaaagccctaGGGCTGGTCcaacacagcagcctgaagaggtgcagcaggtgcagcccccgcaggagggtgagtgctggagctgggccacagggctggtggctgcagcccccttggcctcatcctgtcccatcccctctggacatgctcagggaaagggaggggggcagaggggccggggctga
- the LOC135405099 gene encoding uncharacterized protein LOC135405099 isoform X2: MAGRRFSLLRLFRRKKEEESPGAAPAQQPEEVQQVQPPQEDAGQERTEEQLRARGRFRRAAQTFMKFMGSRRRKARITPADVQAQPDTIPTQVTKPDVSTASTAVPAKCDTATSDHTTHWDTTSTDDVSHCDSVLPGLTEEADTTTTEGVASTDAAPVQRLADTPSLEFLEERAVSAEVAIMPDGDMQQRPPTVPKLAWVKEEEKEESPRAGPTQQPEEVQQVQPPQEDAGQERTEEQLRARGRFRRAAQLVCRFIRCI; encoded by the exons atggcagggagacgcttcagcctgctcaggctgttccggaggaagaaggaggaggaaagccctggggctgctccagcacagcagcctgaagaggtgcagcaggtgcagcccccgcaggagg atgcaggccaggagcggacagaagagcagctccgtgcccgtggccgcttccgcagggcagcacag acatttatgaaattcatgggcagtcggcgtagaaaggccaggatcacaccagctgatgtccaggcccagcctgACACCATCCCGACCCAGGTGACAAAGCCTGATGTCAGCACCGCGTCGACTGCTGTCCCAGCAAAGTGTGACACCGCAACCAGTGATCACACaacccactgggacaccacGTCCACCGATGATGTGTCacactgtgactctgtgctgcctggtctcaCGGAGGAGGCCGACACCACAACGACGGAGGGCGTGGCGAGCACTGACGCCGCGCCTGTTCAGCGCCTGGCCgatacccccagcctggagtttcttgaggagagagctgtctctgctgaa GTAGCCATAATGCCAGATggagacatgcagcagagaccccccacggtgcccaagctggcctgggtgaaggaggaggagaaggaggaaagccctaGGGCTGGTCcaacacagcagcctgaagaggtgcagcaggtgcagcccccgcaggagg atgcaggccaggagcggacagaagagcagctccgtgcccgtggccgcttccgcagggcagcacag ctggttTGCAGATTCATCAGGTGCATTTGA
- the LOC135405058 gene encoding maestro heat-like repeat-containing protein family member 7, whose product MATWDTANSDLFNAQTSAALLDLLVENGVYKAKQVPAIVRCIHQWLTSNVSAEHRLDKTLVLLTKAHPMDVAVTLLRSAPACDRFAVQTVKALLRQLLDEDLLMAIGRKCGWDMLLKADSHHYAVGLLARELCRVSRSFGRRIAISLLPRLSRGEPLWELPALAFLVEVLHCLNPRQYGPSVLQIISRHLRSQCPERRRLALRGLVVFSRDPAMAKSIRSLSESLLELLQDADTDAVQMTLSAFINILRFQIVKISSPTALKLLEALRPLFDNEHSQLQQLSMLLFQELMEATERSRSLKPHVYLSLVPFYFKWHDENQRVAEASWRALFGAARFLKWWDLEDLVTMEQPWRFPECLLEKDRSRAGQYVRQALPFLESPEEPLRKLAIKFLGIAARSMKQEQPELQLICQALQDMTDDSPAVSNLAQETLHIIRAVRRTSFFPFW is encoded by the exons ATGGCCACTTGGGACACGGCAAACTCGGACCTCTTCAATGCCCagaccagcgctgccctgctggatttgcttgtggagaacggtgtctacaaagcaaagcaa gtgccgGCCATAGTCAGGTGCATCCACCAGTGGCTCACGTCCAATGtgtctgctgagcacaggctggacaaGACTCTTGTCCTGCTGACCAAGGCACACCCCATGGATGTTGCAGTGACCCTGctgcgctctgccccagcctgtgacag gtttgcagtgcagactgttaaagccctgctgcgccagctgctggatgaggacCTGTTGATGGCGATCGGTcgcaagtgtggctgggacatgctcctcaaggctgacagccaccactatgcagtgggtctgctggccag ggagctgtgccgtgTCTCCCGCTCCTTCGGTCGCCGCATCGCCATCAGCCTGCTCCCACGGCTCAGCAGGGGAGAGCCcctgtgggaactgcctgccctggcgttcctggtggag gtcctgcactgcctgaaccCCAGACAATATGGGCCCAGCGTCCTGCAGATTATTTCCAGGCACCTGCGCAGTCAGTGCCCGGAGAGGCGTCGCCTGGCGCTCCGAGGCCTGGTGGTGTTCAGCAGGGATCCCGcaatg gctaAGAGCATCCGGAGCCTGAGtgaaagcctcctggagctactgcaggatgcagacacgGACGCAGTTCAGATGACCCTCTCTGCGTTCATCAACATTCTGCGCTTCCAAATTGTCAAAATATCCAGCCCCACTGCCCTGAAGTTGCTTGAGGCGCTGCGGCCACTCTTTGAcaac gagcacagccagctgcagcagctctccatgctcctcttccaggagctgatggaggcgacagagaggagcaggagcctaAAGCCACACGTGTACCTGAGTCTGGTGCCATTCTACTTCAAGTGGCACGATGAGAACCAgcgtgtggcagag gcctcttggagagcactgtttggtgCAGCCAGGTTCCTGAAGTGGTGGGATCTTGAGGACTTGGTGACCATGGAGCAGCCGTGGAGGTTTCCcgagtgcctg ctggaaaaggacaggagccgagCGGGCCAGTACGTGCGCCAGGCCCTGCCgttcctggagagcccagaggagcccctgcgaaagctggccatcaagtttctgg ggatcgccgccaggtccatgaagcaggagcagccagagctgcagctcatctgccaag cCCTTCAAGACATGACTGATGACAGCCCTGCCGTCTCAAACCTGGCCCAGGAAACGCTCCACATCATCAGAGCTGTACGGAGAACTTCATTCTTCCCATTCTGGTAG